In Ipomoea triloba cultivar NCNSP0323 chromosome 15, ASM357664v1, one genomic interval encodes:
- the LOC116005567 gene encoding transcription factor bHLH140 translates to MEKMDIDRDTESGGENGAAEKKHSAAIMVVLVGAPGSGKSTFCDQVMRASSRPWVRVCQDTIGNGKAGTKAQCLTSAATALKDGKSVFIDRCNLDIEQRADFMKLGDSKVEKHAVVLDLPAKICISRSVKRTGHEGKLQGGKAAAVVNRMLQKKELPKLSEGFARITFCQDEKEVQAAIDTYCGLGPSDSLPSGCFGQKSSNAKVQLGIMKFLKKVDPVGDAGPVASTVQEHIPDQENKDKNSNQGAEDGTSTSASASKDVKNGEDLDSSSTCAAGSSYNVPTLAFPSISTADFQFNLEKASDIIVEKVEEFMNKLGSARLALVDLSSGSKILSLVKTKAAKKNIDPNKFFTFVGDITQLYSVGGLRCNVIANAANWRLKPGGGGTNAAIFNAAGPALESATKERIGSLAPGKAVVVPLPSSSPLFSREGVTHVIHVLGPNMNPKRPNCLNNDYVKGCKILSEAYSSLFDGFASILRTHREFSKENSEDQFKSQDQQGRGAQNGDQKVKREAAFEPERSKKYKSFPKELGPNTKCPLDTSNNPERKDEKHTTKTWGSWAQALYDIAMHPEKHKNDVLDTSQDVVVLNDMYPKSQKHLLVLARVEGLDRLADVSKEHLPLLKTMHAVGLKWAEEFLNENESLIFRLGYHSVPSMRQLHLHVISQDFNSKHLKNKKHWNSFNSLFFRDSVDVIEEVSQNGKATLNDDEKLLAMELRCHRCRSAHPNIPRLKAHIGSCQAPFPSFLLQNVRLVCTPGKMQIGS, encoded by the exons atggaaaaaaTGGATATTGATCGCGACACTGAATCCGGAG GAGAAAATGGAGCAGCAGAAAAGAAGCACAGTGCAGCAATAATGGTGGTATTGGTGGGTGCGCCGGGTAGTGGAAAGTCTACGTTCTGCGATCAGGTCATGCGCGCCTCCTCTCGACCCTGGGTTCGGGTCTGCCAG GATACAATTGGGAATGGCAAGGCAGGGACAAAGGCACAATGCCTGACGAGTGCAGCTACTGCATTGAAGGATGGTAAAAGTGTATTTATAGACAGATGCAACTTGGATATAGAACAGCGTGCAGACTTTATGAAGCTTGGTGACTCAAAGGTTGAGAAGCATGCTGTGGTGCTCGATCTTCCTGCAAAGATTTGTATATCTCGGTCTGTAAAACGCACTGGGCATGAAGGAAAATTGCAAGGTGGGAAAGCTGCTGCCGTTGTTAATAGGATGCTTCAAAAGAAAGAATTGCCTAAGTTGAGTGAAGGATTTGCACGGATTACATTTTGTCAAGATGAAAAAGAAGTTCAAGCTGCTATTGATACATATTGTGGACTTGGTCCATCAGATTCACTTCCATCAGGTTGTTTTGGTCAGAAGAGTTCAAATGCCAAGGTTCAACTTGGTATAATGAAGTTCCTTAAAAAAGTAGATCCAGTGGGAGATGCTGGCCCTGTGGCAAGTACTGTTCAGGAGCATATTCCTGATCAAGAGAACAAAGATAAAAATTCCAACCAAGGAGCAGAAGATGGTACTTCTACGTCAGCTTCTGCCTCCAAGGATGTGAAGAATGGTGAAGACCTAGATAGTAGCTCTACCTGTGCTGCCGGTTCTTCATACAATGTTCCCACCTTGGCATTTCCTTCTATTTCTACAGCAGATTTCCAGTTCAATCTTGAGAAGGCATCTGACATCATTGTTGAGAAAGTAGAAGAATTCATGAACAAACTTGGAAGTGCTAGGCTTGCTCTGGTGGATTTGTCCTCTGGATCAAAAATACTTTCCCTGGTCAAGACAAAAGCTGCAAAAAAGAACATAGACCCTAATAAATTCTTTACATTTGTTGGTGATATAACTCAGCTATATTCTGTTGGAGGATTACGCTGCAATGTAATTGCTAATGCTGCCAACTG GCGACTTAAACCAGGAGGCGGAGGGACAAATGCTGCTATATTTAATGCCGCAGGTCCTGCCTTGGAAAGTGCAACCAAAGAAAGAATTGGATCCCTAGCACCTGGAAAAGCTGTTGTGGTTCCTCTCCCTTCATCGTCGCCCTTGTTTAGTAGGGAAGGTGTAACCCATGTGATACATGTTCTTGGACCAAATATGAATCCCAAGAGACCAAATTGTCTAAACAATGACTATGTCAAGGGCTGCAAGATTCTTTCTGAAGCCTACTCATCACTTTTTGATGGATTTGCATCAATACTGAGGACCCATAGAGAGTTCTCCAAGGAAAATTCTGAGGATCAATTTAAATCACAAGATCAACAGGGCAGAGGTGCTCAGAATGGTGATCAGAAGGTTAAGAGGGAAGCTGCTTTTGAACCTGAGAGaagcaaaaaatataaaagctttCCGAAAGAACTTGGACCCAACACCAAGTGCCCTCTTGATACAAGCAACAACCCTGAGAGAAAAGATGAAAAGCATACAACCAAAACTTGGGGATCATGGGCACAAGCTCTTTATGACATTGCCATGCATCCTGAAAAGCATAAGAATGATGTTTTAGACACATCACAGGATGTTGTTGTTCTGAACGATATGTATCCAAAG TCACAAAAGCACCTGTTGGTGTTGGCACGAGTTGAAGGTCTTGATCGTCTGGCGGATGTTTCCAAGGAGCATCTCCCATTGCTTAAGACAATGCATGCAGTTGGACTGAAGTGGGCAGAAGAGTTTCTGAATGAAAATGAATCCTTAATATTCCGTCTTGGATACCATTCG GTCCCCTCAATGCGACAACTGCACCTTCATGTGATCAGCCAGGATTTCAACTCAAAGCATCTGAAGAACAAGAAGCATTGGAACTCATTCAATTCCCTCTTCTTCCGGGATTCAGTTGATGTGATAGAGGAAGTCAGTCAAAATGGAAAGGCTACCCTGAATGATGATGAAAAGTTGCTCGCAATGGAGTTGCGATGCCATAGATGTCGTAGTGCTCATCCCAACATTCCCCGCCTGAAGGCACATATTGGCTCATGTCAAGCCCCATTCCCTTCTTTCCTGCTCCAAAATGTTCGTTTAGTGTGCACACCAGGTAAGATGCAAATAGGTTCATGA
- the LOC116006986 gene encoding pyruvate decarboxylase 1 yields the protein MDTKIGSIEACKPGSGDVANAPTNGVNTVHSTPVAFSSAEATLGRHLARRLVQIGVTDVFSVPGDFNLTLLDHLIAEPGLNLIGCCNELNAGYAADGYARARGVGACVVTFTVGGLSVLNAIAGAYSENLPLICIVGGPNSNDYGTNRILHHTIGLPDFSQELRCFQTVTCYQAVVNNLEDAHELIDTAVSTALKESKPVYISIGCNLAGIPHPTFIREPVPFSLNPKLSNQMGLEAAVEAAAEFLNKAVKPVLVGGPKMRVAKACKAFVELADSCGYATAVMPSAKGLVPEHHPHFIGTYWGAVSTAFCAEIVESADAYLFAGPIFNDYSSVGYSLLLKKEKAIIVQPDRVTIANGPAFGCVLMKDFLSALAKRLKHNKTAYENYSRIFVPEGQPLKCEPKEPLRVNVLFQHIQKMLSGETAVIAETGDSWFNCQKLKLPQGCGYEFQMQYGSIGWSVGATLGYAQATPEKRVISCIGDGSFQVTAQDVSTMLRCGQRPIIFLINNGGYTIEVEIHDGPYNVIKNWNYTALIDAIHNGEGKCWTAKVFYEEELIEAIETATGAKKDCLCFIEVIVHKDDTSKELLEWGSRVSAANSRPPNPQ from the exons ATGGATACTAAGATCGGATCAATCGAAGCTTGTAAGCCAGGGAGCGGCGACGTAGCCAACGCGCCGACAAACGGCGTCAATACGGTTCACTCAACGCCCGTTGCCTTCAGCTCGGCTGAGGCTACTCTAGGCCGCCATCTGGCGCGCCGCCTCGTCCAGATCGGGGTGACCGACGTGTTCAGCGTCCCCGGGGACTTTAATCTTACTCTGCTTGACCACCTCATTGCGGAGCCGGGGCTCAACCTGATCGGCTGCTGCAACGAGCTCAACGCCGGATACGCCGCCGACGGCTATGCTCGGGCCCGCGGAGTTGGAGCCTGCGTCGTCACTTTCACCGTCGGAGGACTTAGCGTCCTCAACGCCATCGCCGGCGCGTACAGTGAAAACCTCCCGCTGATATGCATCGTCGGTGGTCCCAACTCGAACGACTACGGAACTAACCGGATCCTCCACCACACTATCGGTTTACCCGATTTTAGCCAGGAGCTCCGATGCTTTCAAACCGTTACTTGCTATCAG GCTGTGGTGAACAATTTGGAAGATGCGCACGAGTTGATCGATACGGCGGTATCGACGGCGTTGAAGGAGAGCAAGCCGGTTTACATAAGCATCGGCTGTAACTTGGCAGGGATCCCTCATCCCACCTTTATTCGTGAACCGGTTCCATTTTCACTTAACCCCAA ATTGAGTAATCAGATGGGTTTGGAGGCAGCAGTGGAGGCTGCTGCAGAGTTCTTGAACAAAGCTGTGAAGCCAGTGCTGGTTGGAGGGCCAAAAATGCGTGTTGCAAAAGCTTGTAAAGCCTTTGTCGAGTTGGCAGATTCTTGTGGGTATGCCACGGCTGTTATGCCCTCTGCTAAGGGGCTAGTACCTGAGCACCATCCGCATTTCATTGGAACCTACTGGGGTGCAGTGAGCACTGCGTTCTGTGCTGAGATTGTTGAATCAGCTGATGCTTACTTGTTTGCGGGACCAATATTCAACGACTACAGCTCGGTTGGCTATTCTTTGCTTCTTAAGAAGGAGAAGGCAATCATTGTGCAACCTGATCGTGTGACCATTGCCAATGGTCCTGCATTTGGCTGTGTTCTAATGAAGGATTTCCTTTCTGCACTTGCGAAGAGACTTAAGCACAACAAAACAGCGTATGAGAATTACTCTAGGATTTTTGTCCCTGAAGGCCAGCCACTCAAGTGTGAGCCGAAGGAGCCATTAAGGGTCAATGTTCTTTTCCAGCACATCCAGAAAATGTTGTCAGGTGAAACAGCTGTTATTGCTGAGACAGGGGACTCATGGTTCAATTGTCAAAAGTTGAAATTACCTCAAGGATGTGG ATACGAGTTCCAAATGCAGTATGGATCTATTGGATGGTCTGTAGGTGCAACTCTTGGGTATGCACAAGCTACACCGGAGAAGCGGGTGATTTCTTGCATTGGAGATGGTAGCTTTCAGGTGACAGCTCAGGATGTGTCAACAATGCTGCGTTGCGGTCAGAGACCCATCATTTTCCTGATAAACAATGGTGGCTACACGATTGAAGTAGAGATCCATGATGGACCTTACAATGTCATCAAGAACTGGAACTACACTGCACTCATTGATGCAATCCACAATGGTGAGGGCAAGTGCTGGACAGCCAAG GTTTTCTACGAAGAGGAGCTCATTGAAGCAATTGAGACTGCGACCGGAGCCAAGAAggattgtctgtgcttcattgAAGTGATTGTTCACAAGGATGATACGAGCAAAGAGCTGCTTGAATGGGGTTCTAGGGTCTCTGCAGCTAACAGCAGGCCTCCAAACCCTCAGTAA
- the LOC116006988 gene encoding zinc finger CCCH domain-containing protein 48-like, producing the protein MAVKTVHTVSKRPEASVFNGRRVGYRVYNKVCIYWLEGRCNRNPCRFLHAESSLQQPRQTLSTIYNADRHSVQPKTSQRNSSYMSPKTGTNLTNGIVDSANKTGPETKKIVSISRGSGSKVKVTQKPQIKLCQYWVTNHCVHGDKCKDLHAWSFGDGFSMLTKLEGHTKAITGIALPSGSNQLFSSSNDKSVRVWDCHSGQCAGVIKFDKEVGCLVGEGPWVFVGLPDVVKVWNTHTQIEFNLNGPTGQVYAMTVGNDKLFAGIENGTILAWKFTSEINSPELVSSFEGHSQAVLSLVVGANRLYSGSMDNTIRMWDLESLQCLQTLNGHADVVMSILCWDNFLLSGSLDNTIKVWAATENGSLKVVYEHKEETGVLALCGICDAEAKPILFCSCNDNTVRLYDLPSFSERGRVFAKREVRSVEIGVGGLFFTGDATGQLSVWKLQGEAIAMAPQVS; encoded by the exons ATGGCTGTGAAAACAGTACACACTGTTTCGAAAAGACCAGAGGCATCAGTTTTTAACGGACGCAGAGTAGGTTACCGTGTATACAACAAGGTGTGTATATATTGGCTTGAAGGGAGATGCAATAGGAATCCCTGTCGGTTTCTGCATGCAGAATCATCCTTGCAGCAACCAAGGCAGACCCTTTCAACCATATATAATGCTGATAGGCATTCTGTTCAACCCAAAACTTCTCAGAGGAACTCAAGCTACATGAGCCCAAAGACTGGAACTAATTTGACAAATGGAATTGTTGATTCTGCAAACAAAACAGGACCGGAGACCAAAAAAATAGTTTCAATTTCCAGAGGATCTGGATCTAAGGTCAAAGTTACTCAGAAGCCTCAAATAAAGCTATGCCAGTACTGGGTTACTAACCATTGTGTTCACGGAGACAAGTGTAAGGACTTGCATGCATGGTCATTTGGTGATGGGTTTTCGATGCTGACGAAGTTAGAAGGTCATACCAAG gccATTACTGGAATTGCTCTTCCCTCTGGTTCCAACCAGCTCTTTTCAAGTAGCAATGACAAATCTGTACGGGTTTGGGACTGCCACAGTGGTCAG TGTGCTGGTGTAATTAAGTTTGACAAAGAAGTAGGATGCTTAGTTGGTGAAGGTCCATGGGTATTTGTGGGATTGCCAGATGTTGTTAAG GTCTGGAACACTCACACTCAAATAGAGTTTAACCTTAATGGACCAACTGGGCAAGTTTATGCAATGACTGTAGGCAATGATAAACTTTTTGCTGGAATAGAG AATGGTACCATATTGGCATGGAAGTTCACTTCTGAAATAAATAGTCCAGAGCTTGTTTCGTCATTCGAGGGTCACAGCCAGGCTGTGCTTTCACTTGTTGTCGGTGCTAATAGGCTGTACTCGGGTTCCATGGATAACACAATCAGA ATGTGGGATCTGGAAAGTTTGCAGTGCTTACAGACACTAAATGGGCATGCTGATGTTGTCATGTCTATCCTTTGCTGGGACAATTTCTTGTTATCTGGTTCCTTGGACAACACTATAAAG GTGTGGGCTGCAACTGAAAATGGGAGCTTaaaagtagtttatgaacatAAAGAGGAAACT GGTGTACTAGCTCTTTGTGGGATATGTGATGCTGAAGCTAAACCTATATTGTTCTGCTCGTGCAATGACAATACCGTCCGGTTATATGACCTGCCATC GTTTTCCGAAAGGGGCAGAGTATTCGCAAAGAGGGAAGTTAGATCAGTTGAAATAGGGGTTGGAGGACTGTTCTTTACCGGTGATGCAACTGGACAACTTTCCGTTTGGAAATTGCAGGGAGAAGCCATTGCCATGGCTCCTCAAGTAAGTTGA